The Nicotiana tomentosiformis chromosome 2, ASM39032v3, whole genome shotgun sequence genome includes the window GCTTCTCATACTCTTCCTTAAGAATCCAGATTCCGGAGTAAGGTCAATTCATCCACATCTTTATGATCACCTAACTATTACAACCAGATTGAATGTACAAAACTCAAACTTGAAAAACATATTATTACAAACATTACAAGTACATTGTTTGGGGAGACTGAAAAATAGACATAACTAACCTAAAAGATCTCGAGACTGTCACTGTGTCCAATGTTAGAACACACATTTACACGTTACAATATTGATTCAAATTCCAGGAATGACGAGAGTAAACTTCAGCTTGAATATCATGCATTTGTTGAAATGATTTTGACACCAACAGACCAGCTGCTATAATACATTTTTCCATTGACAAAGTGTTCGTGCCAAACTTGACCGAAGACGACTTCAAGTCCACTTCTCCTTTGAACCAAGTGGACGGACTTGTGCCCAGTATTAGATTGTCTTCTCATCATTTTGCAGCCTTCTAACCTAAATTTTAGGTCTTACGTTTGCCTACCAGATACAAACACTTGTCATCTAAATCTTCTACATTTAGTAAGTATTTTGTTTGTATTATAAAATGCTCCTGCCTGCAGTAGTCTACTCGTCCCAGACAAGGCTTTTAGCCTACACACTAATTTCAGCAGTGCTTTATTGAAGGCTAAAAAAGAAGCAGATGTTTCAATCTTCTTCCTATATCTCTTTTAACTTAATGATGACTTGGTTAAATCCTCAAAACATTCTAATAAAGATTGTATCCTGATGCTCTATGTTTCTGTTAGACCAAGTGTCTGAGCCTATGTTTTACATCCCCCACTCAAAGCCTACACCATCTCTCTGTACTTGGGAGTCAAAGCGGTAAAATTGCAATGATACTGTAAAAATACTCTACAATATCATTTTACTGGAATGTGCAATGTTTTGCATATGCGGGACAGATGAACACCCTTAAAATGTCTCAAAAGAAAAGAGCAACATAGTGAGAGTATGAGTCGCTAGCCACCTTAACGGCTGCTTTACTATAAGGCTAATTCACACAAAACATTCTCGAGGAATCATGCTGACAAGTTTGATAACAAGTGCAAGACATATAGCATAGGCAATGGGTGCAAATTTTCCAGATGACAGGATTGCGTTGGGGGATATCATATCTACCAAAGCTAGGCAGATAGATAAGACTCCTTTCCCGCTGCTAAGGGAGAGCAAGAAAGAAATCAAATGATTGTCCTTTTTTAAGCCCTTTTTTCTTTGTGCATCTTTCTCCCATGCTTTTCATTGGTCAACAACCAACCAAAGTGCTCCATACTTCTTCGCTACTCGTACGGACTTTGTGGTATAATACTTTGCCGAAAGAGGTCTCTGCTGACCCAACGACTTTCCGATGTGATTGACAAGCAGCGGGGCATGGAACAAAGTTTAATTCATCGCGACAGGAGCTTACCAAGTCTAAGAAAGGGTCGGTCATCCAACGAGAAGGGGTAAATCAGGCTTTAGCCCATTGCGGACATGTCTCAGTTCCTCAGCTACTGATCATCGCCTTGGTAAGTGTCACGGGCGGGGTTTCTGTCCGTCGAAACTTGCCTATGCGGCAGCCAAGTCTCTCACTTGACTTCAGCCTATCCAACACTCGGCCAAAATTACAGCAACTTTGGACTTAAAATATTTTCAGGCAGCTTCAACATAGCAAGCCTTATTGAACTGATTTAGGCAATGAATTAAAAGTAAGGCAACGACATATTGACAAGAACACAAGGCACAATTTACAGGAAATTGTTTTCCCAACTTTGTATTTATAACTCGAGTATACAAAGAAACTCAACTCTAAGTACTCCGCGTACAAAAGAAGATCACTCTTGACCCTCAGGTTTTCTCTCAAAGACTACTCTTAGGCTTAGCTGTTTTCACTCTTGAAAACAGACTTAGGAACTCTTTCCTAAGTTAAACATGCACTCTTACACATTTTTGGATCTCTCTTAAGACTACTCTTAGTCTTAGATCTCAAGACTCCTCTCTCTTGTCTCTTGATCATGAAATGccccatatatatatagatatatgggCTGTCACTGGCAGATTTTAAGGGGCAACTTACAAAGGGGCAGATCCATTCTAGTGCTTTTCTCAGTCAAAGCGCTAAAAAAGCACTTAACCATTTAATGGGGCACTCACCCACGAAATGGCCCTCTTCAGCACTTAGCTCTGTTTTGTGGAGCACTTAGCCCTTTGGTGGATCATTGGCCCCACCATCCACTGAAACAAGCCTGTCACACAGCATTGCTTAATCTGTCCTAACTTGTAGTTGACATCCCCCAACTACTTAGGTATTTTTCCACACGAAATAATATTAGATACAAGCATTACACAAACATGAGTACAAGTCATTACAACAAAGTAAACGCCCTATACTTTGGCATGTGCAATACATGTGCCCGTTTCACTTGGTCAGCTGTTGCACGCCCAAGGCTGGCATTGTGCCCAGTCTTGGCGACTTTTGACATTGCTCCGCACCAATGCCTTGTCCGCAACCTGCTGCCCATGATTTTGCCGTACACGCCCGACACTCTTATCGCACGCACATTGCCTTAGCCGCGCTTCTGCCTTGTCTTTGTCAATACTTGTCTTACCCGTGCCATTGCTTGTCTTTTGCCTCACATAGCCTTGCCTTAGCTATTAAGACCCCTCGCTATTATTCCGCGCTATCTTGATTTAGCTTAGCCTGTACTTGCCGCTACCACAAACCGAATTGCCCGTACCTTTGTCTTTGGCGCGCATGACGTGCCATACTGCACCAATTTGCCCCCACTGCCTTGTCAAGCCTTTGCCAAGCATGTCTTGTCTGTCTCAAGACCTTGGCCATCGCTTGCCCATTTCTCTTTTGCCTTAGTGCTATCTCGCGCACCTAAGCTTGGCAACACTCTTGCTGCCCTTGACAAAGCTCTCATTGCCAAGTAAATCCCAAAGAGGCGGAGGGCTAACAAACCACTCGCACCCTTTGAAACTCGACGTTCTCGTCGATTAACTCAACCTATGAGTCCTAAGGGGTTGACAATCAACGCCCCTCGGTCTCCTCTGTTCTCTGCCACAATTGCATTGACACCAAACATTTGTTTGTCGCCGGTCATTGCCTCCTATGCAGCTCTCATATCTGCGGCAGTCATAGCATTCAACACTGCCTTCTTTGGGCAGTCTCTTGCTCGATGTGTCCCATCACAAAGGAAACAGCCACTGAATCTGCCCTTCTCTTTGCTCTTGGAAGTTCCAGCCTCCTGCTTTCCCTTCCCCTTGTCTTCATTAGCATTGCTATTTTCACTTTCCTTCCCCTCCCTTGCTTTGTCCTTCTTTCCGTCGTTGGACTTTGAAGTAGAAGAGTCTTCTCCCAAGTGAAAATCATCCAATGCATCAGCCGCAGTCACGGCACTTGcgaggttttgtatattctgcCTACGCAACTCCAATTGTGCCCACTGTTGCAGCCCGCTCATGAAGTTATGCAATTTGTCTTCTTCCGACATATTGCTTATACTCAACATCAAAGAAATGAATTCTTTGACATATGCTCTCACTGATCCGGTATGTTTCAACCTTTTCAGTTTGTCCCGAGTAATCCAGGACGTATTGTTTGGAAGGAATTGATCCTTCAACTCCTTTCTGAGTCGCTCCCACGACTCGATCTTTGGTCGGCCCAGACTTTCATCTTCGGCTACACGGGTGCGCCACCATAACTTAGCATCTTCACTCAAATACATGCTAGTCAAGGTTACTTTTTCCTTTTCGTCTTTCACACGAATAACATGAAAATACTGCTCCATATCCCAAAGAAAATTCTCCAGCTCGCGTGCACTCCTTGCACCTCCAAATGCCTTTGGTTCAGGAATTTTTACATGGAGACGATCAGCACCACGTTGAGGAACATCCTCGCCCACAGCACGTCTTAGCACCACTGTCTCGCATTTCAAATCCTCATTCTCTTGACTCAGCCTTGCCAATTCTGCCTCAAGGTTGGCAAGTCTTGTCATGAGGGTCTCAATTTCATCACCTTCGGGGACATTCCCAATCAATGCCTCCAATTTCGTTAGCCTCTCCCGCCGTTCAACATTACCACCAGCCATGTTCTCAAACAAGACCACTAAATCTGCCACAGCTCATCGTGCCTCCGTCACGAACCTGCACTACTCCCAGTTCAGAGTAGTTCTCGTttagctctgataccagttgtcacGGGCGTGGTTTCTGTGTGTCGAAACCTACCTGTGCGGCAGCCAAGTCTCTCACTTGACTTCAGCCTATCCAATACTCGGCCAAAATTACAGTAACTTTGGACTTAGAATATTTTCGGGCAGCTTCAACGTAGTAAGCCTTATTGAACTGATTTAGGCAACGAATTAAAAGTAAGGCAACGACATATTGACAAGAACACAAGGCACAATTTACAGGAAACTCTTTTCCCAACTTTGTATTTATAACTCGAGTATACAAAGAAACTCAACTCTAAGTACTCCGCGTACAAAAGAAGATCACTCTTGACCCTCAGGTTTTCTCTCAAAGACTACTCTTAGGCTTAGATGTTTTCACTCTTGAAAACAGACTTAGGAACTCTTTCCTAAGTTAAACATGCACTCTTACACGTTTTTGGGTCTCTCTTAAGACTACTCTTAGTCTTAGATCTCAAGACTCCTCTCTCTTGTCTCTTGATCACGAAatgccccatatatatatatagatatatgggTTGTCACTGGCAGATTTTAAGGGGAAACTTACAAAGGGGCAAATCCATTCTAGTGCTTTTCTCAGTCAAAGCACTAAAAAAGCACTTAACCATTTAATGGGGCACTCACCCACGAAATGGCCCTCTTCAGCACTTAGCTCTGTTTTGTGGAACACTTAGCCCTTTGGTGGATCATTGGCCCCACCATCCACTGAAACAAGCCTGTCACACAGCATTGCTTAATCTATCCTAACTTGTAGTTGACATCCCCCAACTACTTAGGCATTTTTCCACACGAAATAATATTAGATACAAGCATTACACAAACATGAGTACAAGTCATTACAACAAGGTAACGCCCTCTACTTTGGCATGTGCAATACATGTGCCTGTTTCACTTGGTCAGTTGTTGCACGCCCAAGGCTGGCATTGCGCCCAGTCTTGGCGCCTTTTGACATTACCCCGCACCAATGCCTTGTACGCAACCATCTGCCCATGATTTTGCCGCACACTCCCGACACTCTTGTCGCACGCGCATTGCCTTAGCCGCGTTTCTGCCTTGTCTGTGTCAATACTTGTCTTACCCGTGCCATTGCTTGTCTTTTGCCTCACATAGCCTTGCCTTAGCTATTGAGACCCCTCGCTATCATTCCGCGCTATCTTGATTTAGCTTAGCCTATACTTGCCGCTACCACAAACCGAATCGCCCGCACCTTTGTCTTTGGCGCGCATGCTGTGCCATGCCGCACCAATTTGCCCACACTGCCTTGTCAAGCCTTTGCCAAGCATGTCTTGCCTGTCTCAAGACCTTGGCCATCGCTTGCCCATTTCTCTTTTGCCTTGGTGCTATCTCGTGCACCTAAGCTTGGCAACACTCTTGCTGCCCTTGACAACGCTCTCATTGCCAAGTAAATCCCAAAGAGGCGGAGGGCTAACAGTAAGCTACCCATATATTAATATTGAAAGATGTCAAGCAAACCTCATTAATTTCGGTAACTATTTTAGTAAACTAGAGATCAGATGTCCATACGCGGGGAACAAGTCAATAATATCCTCGATTGATCATttgcaaaaatatttatacatagaAAATTTGTCCAACGTTCAAGAGGCTCTCATGAGGTACGTTGAAGATCACACTATTTTCCCTGCATATTCTCCTAAGAAACGCATATATATAGTCGATAGCAATTTTCTTATAGAACCTAGAGTCTCTCCTTGCTCTAACTACAGTGTTTCCAAGAATGTGTACAACCCCAGCATCTCGACAACGATTCAAGAATTCCAATTCGTCCACTTCTGCCTGGCTGCTCTCACGGCCTGATGATGATGTGACTGTATTGCTTCCTTGAGTGGGAGATTTTACGGGTACTATTGATTCCATCGACGAACATGTATTATTTCCTGTAGTTGGGTTGCTCTTATTTTGCAGTAAATAATCCATCGAATTCTGCGTTTGCTGTCCGTATAAGCTGTATTCATCAGAGTCAGAGCAGCCTTCCATCATATTCTCCAGCCGGACAAATAGGAAGAGATTATCAAAGAGCTTTCTCTCGAACTCCTCATCTTTCTTATGGAGGTCTTTGTAACCATACCTTGCAACACAGCGGAACATGTGAAAAGTCTTGGGTCCTATGCGTTTCACGAGGAACCTCTCATCTTCTGGAACTGTGTAAACTGGAAGATACTTCACACAGACAAATACCACAACTGAATGTATAGCTGGCAGATTTGTAATGAAGTGAGAAAAGATGTGTGGCACCCCACTAGCCAGCTCGGTGTAGACAAGTCCTATCCCCGGGACACGTACCAGTCCTAAACTGGGGCCAAGCCCAAGAATCCATGCCATAGACACCTTGCTGTGCATCTCAAATTCATAACGTTTCACAGTTCCGTAATGCCAGACATACATGACGACAAGAAAAGCTGCAGCAATCACAAGCGGAACCCAACCACCCTGATCAACTTTAAATAGCACTGCAGAGAAGTAGGTACATTCAACCACCAGAGATAAGACAGTGAAGACAAGGACAAGAACCCAATGACAGCGCCAAACCAGTAACATTATTAAGGTCATGAGGAGCGTGGTCACCAACATGACTATCACGACCGCCGTTCCTGTTCAAGAAAATGTTACATTAGTATGCAGGTTTCAAGGTGAGGTCTTCCAACATATGGTGTAAATGCTAAACGCAGGAATCTACAATAGATAAGAAAACGGAATCATTCAAAGTAATGAGACCCAGGATTTGCACAAGTGGGTTCAGCCAGAAACTCAGCCGTAAAATGTAGTGGCAAAGCAATAGCGAGCAGCAGGGGGCACCGGGGCAGCAAGCCTAGTATTCTTATTTTCCCATGTCCATCGCcctttatattattatattaaacTACTGAACAGAACAATCATTTTGTTCCATGACCCAATTTTCagaggatttgaacaaagcattttaattttgaattttatgtttaattTTACAATTAATTCATTTCTTAATTTTCATGCATTATTTTTGTAATCAATAATCACAATACTAATTTGAAAGAAAGCCCTGGAGCAACgataaagttgtctccgtgtgacttaggtcacgggttcgaaccgTGGAATCATCCATTGATGCTTGCATCAGGGTAGGCTGCCAACATCCCACTCTTTGGGGCGCGGCCCTTTCCTAGACCCTGTGTGAACACGGGATGCTTCATACACCAGACTGCCCTTTGTTTAAAATCACAATACTAATTTAGCAACCTATAACACAGTAGACTAACAATTTATTAAGTCATAAACAGACTCACGAATAATAACGCTATCATTCTGGTCTTTCTCAAGAAGATGGTGAAAGAGAGCTACATTGAAGGCTCAGACGCATGACTTTACTGAGTGAACCCACGAATAATAACGTTATCATTCTGGTCTTTCTCTAGAAGATGGTGAAAGATAGCTACATTGAAGGCTCAGATGCATTACTCTACTGAGTGAACCCACTTTGCTGCTATGTCACAGTTCTCCATTTTGTCAAGGGGTTTAGTCTTTGCTGTAcactttgttttttgtttttgtttcgtGGAATATATTTACTTATATAGATAGTGAATTTTTTACCAACACACTTTTAACCAATGGCTCAGAGCAgtcttcttttttcattttttggataATGATGGTGTCTGAGCCAGTTTTATTCAGTGAACCCACTTTGCTTCTCAGTAAAAACTCAAACGAAATCAAGCAATATTATATTCAACACACGTACTCACCATATGCGTTGCCAATTTGACTTTGATTTCTGAATCCAGCAGTTACAGCGATGCAAAGAATCATAAGTATCCAATTTATATCAGGAATATAAATCTGCCCAATGAACTTCTTTGATGTATGTACAACCTTAACTCTTGGAAAACAGCCAAGTGCCAGAGCTTGCTTGATTATCGAAAATGTAGCAGAAATGGTTGCTTGACTTGCAACGATAGCAGCTAAAGTTGCAATGACAAAAACTGGCCAGTATATGCTTTCTGCATTACCAAAACGACAATTTGTCAAAGACATTATAACTTCACACTTTAGCCACTGGTGTCAGGTTTACTACTACAATAATTTCCATTTGCTTTATTTTCCTTCTAATCACCCttgttttccaaaaaaaaaaaagggctgTAAATGGAAGTTCCCTAAAGATTGTACATTGCTGTATAAATTGGTGAATCAATTTCCATTTAGTTGTGCGAGTAGAAGTGGTTTCAGCTGGTCACACTAATAGAGCAAATGATTAAAGAACGTCCCTGATGTTCTGTAAAAGAGTACTCAGGGGTCTATACACATACTTCAAAAGCACAACAACcccaaaccaaaaaaaaaaagaaaaaaaaagcccATAACAAAAAAGTGCTTGGCCAAACCAGGGGCCTGACAACTATCTGACACATCACTGGATAAAAAGAACGGATTACAGTGTTGGAATGAGTTCTTTGCAGTGTTATCAAAGGTCCGCTTAAAGCACGCTTAAGCCCTCAAGTGAGGCTCGCTTCGTTTCGCTTAGCGGGCGCTTCAGTGTTGGCATCAAGGCTCCaaggcatacttttccttgccaatgagcgtaatcctgaagaggcgacactaaacaattgatatttcactttatcgtaaattttcttcaatttctctgtccatatatttggtattcatgcttataaatattagtcttggactacacatACATAATTATAGTTCTTCTCCATTTGCGCTTTTCTTCAataaagcccacgctttatttgcgctttgcgcttaaagccccaatagaccttagagcttttttgcgcttttcgcctttgataacactagTTCTTTGGATTCATTGGCTTCAAGGTCAGAGATGACAACAGAGATGTTTTTTTGCTGATGTTTGGTGTGGGAACTCAACCTCAATAGAAGATTTTTCACATCCATAGTTTATCACAATCGATAAGGAGGCTACAATCAAATCTCCTCAGAGACAATGGATGTCAAGTGTAATGAAATATCTTTCAGAAGACCCATCTAGATTGGAATTGGAATCACATCAATGTCTTttttccacaacatctacatttATATTTACTTTGGAGAAGAAGACAGCATTAGAAAAGGGTCATTATTGAAGAGCTTCTCGATTAAGTTTATTATTATGATTGCCTATTCACAGGGAGGAGGGTTGGGTtgggtttttttgtttttttggggtggggggtttgtgggggtgggggggggggcaCCAAGACCTGTATGGAGCTTGTTGAAGATATAATGAAGTAAATAAAAGTGGACCCTCTCTAACAACAACATGGTATAAGAACAGGCATAGGTCCTTGGTTTGAGTCTCACTGCCACCACTATCAAAAAGAACTTCCATGACCCATGAAAAAGAATCATGCTTGCACGTGCGTGTTGAAGATATAATCAAGTAAATAAAAATGTACCCTCTCTAACAGCATAAGCGTTTATATGAGATGGTCACACAATTCAACACAGCCACATACGAAGGACATGAGTACTCAAGAGCAGCTTTCTCACTTGATTGTGACGTGGAAGTGCTTAACCTAAGGCAGAAAATAGGAGGAGAATGATAATTGTGAGTTGGTGCTGTTTCTGTAAGGAAAGTTGGGGAAGATACAATCACATATTGCTACATTGTAGCTGTACTACAGAGTTATATCATTCGTGTATGCCGTGTTTGATGTGGCCTGGGCACTCCCTAGAACTGTGGCAAATGTGGTGAGTTGGAGATTGGAAGTGAATAAAAATGAGTTGTGGAAAGTATCACGTCTTTGTGTTTTTTCGCTGATAATGAGAGAAAGGAATAGAAGAATTTCAAAGGAATTGAAAGTCGGACGTGGAGAGTAAAGAGCTCTTCTTTTATTCATCTGTATTTTTGATGTAGAAAAGATATTCCACGTTATACAGAATAGTTGGATGGAGTTTTTAAAGCTTAATCTACATCCGATGTAGATCTTTATGTGACATGAACAAGCATTTTGATATATAAAATCAATCCAGTCTCTATTACAATGAAAGCAAGGAGTTCAATCTAGCTTGTAAAACTAATTCTCAAAGGCAAACTCAGGAGAAGGAGGCGCACTGAGGTATCTCTTTATGTATAACTCAACTAAGGTGTAACTTTTTGGGCCTAAGGGCACAGCTCATCAAGACTGCCTCTCTGAATTTATCATTTATAGGGGAAAAGGTTTTTAGCTTCAGTAGGTAGTCAGTGCATGATTCAAGAGTAAGCATTATTGTAAAGGAACATTTTAGAGAAACTGAAAAATACCCATCAGGCAAAACTTGGTCTTGGATTCTCCTTTTACGGACCGTCTACCAACTCAGTCTTACTTGCAACAAGTCTATTTTAGCTGTCTCACTTTGTGACTGCAGTCCACATACTTTCTGATTCTTTACTGCTTCCTTTTCATAGATTATGCTCTCTAACGATGAAATTTAGACAAGCTAGGGACTTGGCCACAAAAAAAGTTAGATAAGCTAGGTACAGGCTATTTTGATGTCAGTTGACAACTGACAACGAAAACATATTCCAATCTGCATCCAAGCTCTATTGACATACTACTCATTAGAGTTCACACCATTAATCCTTTTGACACCACCGTGGACCAAAAGGAATAGATTTAACAAATATTAAAGTTAAGAGAGCAAGACATGCCTGGAATAGAACGGTAGAATGCATCGACAACATGTTCCTTATTTTGCATGAGGTACGCTGCTTGCCCCGTATAGGTTAAAAGAAGGCAAGGGAAAACAATGACTGTGAAAGCAAGCTGTATTGCTGACACTGGAAAATGAGCAAGATCAGCAAAAAGTGCCTCTGTCCCTGAAGTAGTCAGCAAGGAACTATCAGAGTTCAAACAGTCATTCTTTGCACTCAGAAGAGATGATTGAGAAAAGGGAAGGGACGAAGACAGAACCTGTAATGCTGAGCATTATTCCTCCCAGGGATGTCCAAgcctctttctttctcctcctaaAATACCTATATATGCACACAGGAGAAAAAGCCCTCAAAACAGAGCTATCGTACTTCCAGATGTTGAAGATGCCAATACCTCCTACTAATAGAAACCAAAGCAGCACAATGGGAGCAAACAGCCAACCAACCCTGTCTGTGCCATAGTGTTGTAAGCTAAACAGACCAACCAATATAATGACAGCAACAACCACTACTACATCTGCATAAAAAAGCTCAGGAATTAATTTCTTCTTATAAGCATCAAAGGATAGAAAATCAAAGTCATGGTAAATGATTAAAATAGAAAAAAGTAACCAAGATGGATCaacaaagaaataaaaaagatGTGGTATTAATAAGAAAAGTAGAATAGTACCATTACTCATCTTTGGATGGTCCACCTTTATCCCACCAGAAGCTGAAAGAACTGAGAAAAATATTCTGAATAAGTGCTTTTTTACAAACTTAAAATAAAAGAACCAATAGAAAAGTAAGCCAAAATATAGAGAATAAATCTTCATAGGCTTTCACACACTCTGAATGACACCATAACTACCTCTTGACTAAGTtttttaatatttgtttaaatattttccAATTATAAAAAATGTGGCATACAATACCTTTTATGTAATTTCCAAATGCATAGATTTTACTTTTAAAAAGATTAAGGAATCGTTTTCCGAGTTGAGGACAAACAATAAATAGTTTAATTCTCTACTTTAATCTCGTAATTCTTTTCAAAAGGAGTATATATTAGATGTTCAAATGGTAGCTTAAAATCTTAGGATTAGAAAAGTTTGAAAGTGGTAAAGTTTTAAGTTAAATACAGTTCCACATTGGATAAATATCGTGTGTATAGTGCTTGACATCTATAAATAAGTGTCCCGTATGCATCAAATTATTGAATCATCTATTTTGTATTTTGATGATGAAAGTTATAAAATCATCTACGTATcttctcttttcttatttcttcacATAGTATTAGAGCATCTACTATCTTGGTAGAGAGACAAGGAATTTTCTGTTACTAGCAGTAGCAAGCAACCATTATGCTGCCTGCCCAAGCATATTTCCAACGACTGTTCCAATTATACTGTGTCTGTTAAACCAACTGTTTTTAGATAGCACTTTGCCTGTCATACAACAATACATCTTTCTGAAATTATTCCGGATATTCTTCTGCCCACTTTTCGAGCAACTTTTCCAACTAGCCACCAGCAATTAGAACCTTACTTTCGGACAACTACTTTGGCAATACCATCCAAAAAAACCAATCAATTGATTATTAACTTTTTTACATTTATAAAGTAGTTCGGATTGATGTAATATATTATTGCATTATTAGAGTCCCTCCTTGGTAGATGTAGCTATAGACATTGTAAGGTGGATTTATTAAAGGATTAAGGCATAAGACTATTTGTCTATAAACATTTTTATTTACTCAAATAGCTCTATTTCTCTAATGCATTCTCTCAATCTCTCCTCATTTTTCCTCGTCTTGCTCACATCGTATGAGATCCCTGGGGAGAAATAAATCCCAATCCATGCAATCACCCGAAGGGTCTAAGAGCATTGTCGTTGCATAATTACCCTGCCACTGCGTGTCTATTTGAAATTCTTCTGCTATTCGgagtataacaacaacaacaacaataatttgGGGTTGCCTATATGAATCCTCATTCCCCATTTTGCTCCATTTGTATACTTTACAGTCCAATAGTCAAAATTTCTCACACTAGAAATTGTCTACATATTTTACTGACATATCTCTGAACATACTACAAAGACTTCTACTAAACACCGGACTTAATGTAAGCTTACTGAAAGTCTTTTGGAATTTCTACCACTAAGAACTTGGGCTTAAGCTTTTAGGGGTTGTTTGGTTCATGGATTAGTTATGCAGAAATTACAATAGATGGTAACATGGATTGTTAAGCGACAAGGAACAATACAGGGATTGTCGTGATTGTTATAAAAAGAATGCACTTTCAAAATAAGTAGCAGTATACCGGTAATCCGGTATTACTAATACACATATCCTTACTCCAAATTCTATCCATTATTAAAAGGTACACATGTTCCTGCATAAAATTTTCAGATATTTGTTAAAAACGTTTGGTACCGAAAACCAATGTTGTTTCACTAATAAGTCTTACACTGAGATTATTTTATACAGCAAACCAAGTGAGCCCTTAGAGAGCAAGGATGAAAAGCAACAAGCTGGGAGTAGCTTAGGCAGCTATAGTTAGACTTTGGTCATTACAGAGAAAATAAAAAACTGTTGCGAATGCACGTCATGTAGTCTTGGCAATATGACCCGCATTCTCATCATCAAATTGTGTGGTTTTGAAGTATAAGGGAACAAACATTTAGGTACAGATAATACTATGCATTCTGGGTCTTTTTGGATTGAAGTGACCTGGTCTACTGAAAC containing:
- the LOC117277317 gene encoding uncharacterized protein codes for the protein MAGGNVERRERLTKLEALIGNVPEGDEIETLMTRLANLEAELARLSQENEDLKCETVVLRRAVGEDVPQRGADRLHVKIPEPKAFGGARSARELENFLWDMEQYFHVIRVKDEKEKVTLTSMYLSEDAKLWWRTRVAEDESLGRPKIESWERLRKELKDQFLPNNTSWITRDKLKRLKHTGSVRAYVKEFISLMLSISNMSEEDKLHNFMSGLQQWAQLELRRQNIQNLASAVTAADALDDFHLGEDSSTSKSNDGKKDKAREGKESENSNANEDKGKGKQEAGTSKSKEKGRFSGCFLCDGTHRARDCPKKAVLNAMTAADMRAA
- the LOC104086240 gene encoding potassium transporter 11-like; translation: MASASRMGIDEGSGDETKGGMWELDQKLDQPMDEEAGRLRNMYREKKFSALLLLRLAFQSLGVVYGDLGTSPLYVFYNTFPHGIDDTEDVVGALSLIIYSLTLIPLLKYVFIVCRANDNGQGGTFALYSLLCRHAKIKTIPNQHRTDEELTTYSRSTFHEHSFAAKTKRWLEAYPFRKNALLIIVIVGTCTVIGDGILTPAISVLSASGGIKVDHPKMSNDVVVVVAVIILVGLFSLQHYGTDRVGWLFAPIVLLWFLLVGGIGIFNIWKYDSSVLRAFSPVCIYRYFRRRKKEAWTSLGGIMLSITGTEALFADLAHFPVSAIQLAFTVIVFPCLLLTYTGQAAYLMQNKEHVVDAFYRSIPESIYWPVFVIATLAAIVASQATISATFSIIKQALALGCFPRVKVVHTSKKFIGQIYIPDINWILMILCIAVTAGFRNQSQIGNAYGTAVVIVMLVTTLLMTLIMLLVWRCHWVLVLVFTVLSLVVECTYFSAVLFKVDQGGWVPLVIAAAFLVVMYVWHYGTVKRYEFEMHSKVSMAWILGLGPSLGLVRVPGIGLVYTELASGVPHIFSHFITNLPAIHSVVVFVCVKYLPVYTVPEDERFLVKRIGPKTFHMFRCVARYGYKDLHKKDEEFERKLFDNLFLFVRLENMMEGCSDSDEYSLYGQQTQNSMDYLLQNKSNPTTGNNTCSSMESIVPVKSPTQGSNTVTSSSGRESSQAEVDELEFLNRCRDAGVVHILGNTVVRARRDSRFYKKIAIDYIYAFLRRICRENSVIFNVPHESLLNVGQIFYV